The following are encoded in a window of Scleropages formosus chromosome 7, fSclFor1.1, whole genome shotgun sequence genomic DNA:
- the meak7 gene encoding MTOR-associated protein MEAK7, with the protein MGNTESAQLQQRLSRFRPDERNLLDGAFDRLREPPSGAAAGHSGKVLTLDALKANTEGVASASMTSRLFEAMRSTDPGSAAPLHGGVTHEQLLIFLSDVLRGTAVERAPLIRVMSGGATGGVTGCAQIREFLEDLLSAVVHILVLRGQLQGWKPEFMGDSDQGVKLLAEQLTSELKCTDQQTCDLPCLEDWLFRTSAVSLYLEYLTIEGLGVRLPSRPPLVLLPLCQDTPWGELRSLMSLPLLLFLAPQLPRAQSAIWRLLFSTRLHGESFTRLVGNCVRRGPTLLLLRDTHGYTFGGFASHSWETKPQFQGDSRCFLFSVFPSLRVYSCTGYNQHYMYLNQGQQTMPNGLGMGGQHNYFGLWLDSDFGRGHSRARPRCTTYGSPQLSAEEDFTVDSLEVWGVGDPPEDHEQTRGKKSVLDADPEAQAMIEMAGKTLHSQGLREPEEGDTD; encoded by the exons ATGGGAAACACCGAGAGCGCGCAACTGCAGCAGCGCCTCTCCCGCTTCCGGCCAGACGAGCGGAACCTGCTGGACGGCGCGTTCGACCGCCTGCGCGAGCCGCCAAGTGGAGCAGCCGCGGGGCATTCTGGGAAGGTTCTCACCCTCGACGCTCTGAAG GCCAATACAGAAGGTGTGGCCTCAGCCTCCATGACCTCTCGGCTGTTTGAGGCCATGCGCAGCACGGACCCAGGTAGTGCAGCGCCCCTTCATGGAGGGGTAACACATGAGCAGCTTCTCATATTCCTCTCAGATGTGCTACGTGGTACTGCGGTGGAGCGTGCGCCACTCATCAGGGTGATGAGCGGCGGGGCAACTGGAGGCGTCACGGGATGTGCCCAGATCAGAGAG TTTCTGGAGGACCTCCTGTCAGCGGTGGTCCATATCCTTGTTCTCAGGGGGCAGTTGCAGGGCTGGAAGCCAGAATTCATGGGTGACAGTGATCAGGGGGTCAAACTGCTAGCTGAACAATTAACATCAGAGCTGAAATGCACAG ATCAGCAGACCTGCGACCTTCCGTGTCTTGAGGACTGGCTTTTCCGGACATCAGCCGTGTCCCTCTACCTGGAGTATCTGACCATTGAGGGGCTGGGAGTGCGTCTTCCTTCACGGCCCCCTCTTGTCCTCCTGCCACTATGTCAGGACACGCCTTGGGGTGAGCTGCGCTCCCTCATGAGCTTGCCTTTGCTCCTCTTCCTAGCACCACAGCTACCCAGAGCCCAGAGCGCCATCTGGAGGCTCCTGTTCTCCACACGGCTACATGGCGAGAGCTTCACCCGCTTGGTGGGCAACTGTGTCCGCCGGGGACCAACCTTACTGCTGTTGCGGGATACCCACGGCTACACGTTTGGGGGCTTTGCCTCCCATAGCTGGGAAACAAAGCCACAGTTCCAGG GAGACTCCAGGTGCTTCCTGTTCTCAGTGTTCCCCTCCCTCCGTGTGTACAGTTGCACTGGATATAACCAGCACTACATGTACTTGAACCAGGGTCAGCAGACCATGCCCAATGGTCTG GGTATGGGTGGTCAGCATAACTATTTTGGCTTGTGGCTGGACAGTGATTTTGGACGTGGCCATAGCCGGGCACGTCCGCGCTGTACAACGTACGGCAGTCCTCAGCTTTCCGCAGAAGAGGACTTTACAGTAGACAGCCTTGAGGTTTGGGGTGTGGGAGATCCTCCAGAGGATCACGAGCAG ACTCGGGGGAAGAAGAGTGTGCTGGATGCAGATCCTGAGGCTCAGGCTATGATTGAGATGGCTGGGAAAACCCTACACAGCCAGGGCCTCCGAGAGCCAGAGGAAGGAGACACAGACTGA
- the cotl1 gene encoding coactosin-like protein — MATRIDKEACREAYNLVRDDNSGINWVSFKYDGSMIVPGGHGADYEEFKSQCADDVRLFGFVRFTTGDAMSKRVKFALITWIGENVSGLQRAKISTDKTTVKEVVQNFAKEFMVSDLRELEEEYILSELKKAGGANYDAQTE; from the exons ATGGCCACACGAATCGATAAAGAAGCGTGCAGGGAAGCGTACAACCTCGTCAGAGACGACAACTCGGGGATAAACTG GGTTTCCTTCAAGTATGACGGCTCTATGATTGTTCCTGGGGGCCATGGGGCAGATTACGAAGAGTTTAAGAGCCAGTGCGCAG ATGACGTGCGCCTCTTCGGCTTCGTGCGATTCACAACCGGCGACGCCATGAGCAAGCGCGTCAAATTCGCGCTCATCACCTGGATCGGTGAGAACGTGAGCGGCCTGCAGCGGGCCAAGATCAGCACTGATAAAACAACGGTGAAGGAGGTCGTACAG AACTTTGCCAAGGAGTTCATGGTCAGTGATCTACGTGAGCTGGAGGAAGAATACATCCTCTCTGAGCTGAAAAAGGCAGGAGGGGCCAACTATGATGCTCAGACAGAGTAG